In one window of Candidatus Methylomirabilota bacterium DNA:
- a CDS encoding FtsX-like permease family protein produces MKRQLVRIALRHLGRHPWQVGLAVLGIALGVAVAVSIDLANQSARRAFSLATEAVTGRATHQIVGGPSGLPDDLYRALKVDLGARLAAPVLSGDVAAADRPGRTFTVLGIDPFSEAPFRPYLGEERGAVTSGAPGEATGERRPPPPRDRLSTVAALVTRPGAVLIARGTARDLGLAVGDRLAVRAAGVPRELTVVGLLDPGDPASARALDGLLVTDIASAQAIFGAPGRLARIDLIVADDAAGRALLDRIRRALPPGAEVVASGVRAGSTAQMIRAFQWNLTALSLLALVVGMFLIYQTMTFSVVQRRPLIGSLRAIGVTRAEIFALVMGEAALIGVVGTVAGLALGWALARGLLGLVTRTINDLYFVLSVRDVTLEPLALAKGVLLGVGATLAAALAPALEATGAPPRVVMSRGALETGARRLVPRVTGVGVGLLAVGAIILALPGGIVSGFAGLFVLMVGCALVAPASALGLLRLLDPATSAAFGILGRLATRGIVAALSRTSVAIAALMIAVSAAIGVGIMIASFREAVVGWLEGTLRADIYVSAPSLVGNRPDATLDPALVSRLGATPGVARVGTSRGVVVPGPGGPVQVVALDVDPARPPRWRFRDGSAAAVWADDGDTVIVSEPYANRRGARVGQAVRLRTDRGERDFPVGGVFYDYGSSAGVVVMSRRTYDRFWDDRRVSGVAIEAAPGVDLPRLMAALRERAGGGQEVVVRSNRALREASLEIFDRTFAITSVLRTLTVAVAFIGMLAALLALQLERAREIAVLRTLGLTPRQVWGLVTAETGLMGLLAGVLAVPGGLLLAGILVFVVNRRSFGWTMPIDPSPAILLQGVALSVLAAVLAGLYPAWRMARALPADALRDE; encoded by the coding sequence GTGAAGCGGCAGCTCGTCCGGATCGCGCTCCGACATCTCGGGCGCCACCCGTGGCAGGTCGGGCTGGCGGTGCTCGGCATCGCGCTGGGCGTGGCCGTCGCGGTCTCGATCGACCTCGCCAACCAGAGCGCGCGGCGGGCCTTCTCGCTGGCTACCGAGGCGGTCACCGGCCGCGCGACCCACCAGATCGTCGGCGGCCCGTCGGGGCTGCCGGACGATCTCTATCGCGCGCTGAAGGTCGATCTCGGAGCGCGCCTCGCCGCGCCGGTCCTGTCCGGTGACGTGGCCGCCGCCGACCGGCCCGGACGCACGTTCACCGTGCTCGGGATCGACCCCTTCTCGGAGGCCCCGTTCCGGCCGTACCTGGGCGAGGAGCGAGGCGCGGTCACGTCGGGCGCGCCGGGCGAGGCCACCGGCGAGCGCCGCCCGCCGCCGCCGCGCGATCGCCTCTCCACGGTGGCCGCCCTGGTCACGCGGCCGGGCGCGGTCCTGATCGCGCGAGGCACCGCGCGCGATCTGGGCCTCGCGGTGGGCGACCGGCTGGCGGTGCGCGCGGCCGGCGTTCCCCGCGAGCTGACGGTGGTGGGGCTGCTCGACCCCGGGGACCCGGCGAGCGCCCGCGCCCTCGACGGTCTGCTCGTCACCGACATCGCCAGCGCCCAGGCGATCTTCGGCGCGCCGGGACGGCTCGCGCGGATCGACCTGATCGTGGCCGACGACGCGGCCGGGCGCGCGCTGCTCGACCGCATCAGGCGCGCCCTGCCGCCGGGCGCGGAGGTCGTCGCCTCGGGCGTGCGCGCGGGCTCCACCGCGCAGATGATCCGCGCGTTCCAGTGGAACCTCACCGCGCTCTCGCTGCTCGCGCTGGTGGTCGGCATGTTCCTCATCTACCAGACCATGACCTTCTCGGTGGTGCAGCGGCGGCCGCTGATCGGCTCGCTCCGCGCCATCGGCGTGACGCGGGCCGAGATCTTCGCCCTCGTGATGGGCGAGGCCGCGCTGATCGGCGTGGTGGGCACGGTCGCGGGGCTCGCGCTCGGCTGGGCACTGGCCCGCGGGCTGCTCGGCCTCGTGACGCGCACCATCAACGATCTCTACTTCGTGCTCTCGGTGCGCGACGTCACCCTGGAGCCGCTGGCCCTCGCCAAGGGCGTGCTCCTCGGCGTCGGCGCCACCCTCGCGGCCGCGCTGGCGCCCGCGCTGGAGGCGACCGGCGCGCCGCCGCGCGTGGTGATGAGCCGGGGCGCGCTCGAGACGGGGGCGCGGCGGCTGGTTCCGCGGGTGACCGGGGTCGGCGTCGGCCTGCTCGCGGTCGGCGCCATCATCCTGGCCCTGCCCGGCGGCATCGTGAGCGGCTTCGCCGGCCTGTTCGTGTTGATGGTGGGCTGTGCGCTCGTGGCGCCGGCCTCGGCGCTCGGGCTGCTGCGGCTCCTGGACCCGGCCACGTCCGCCGCCTTCGGCATCCTCGGCCGCCTCGCCACCCGCGGCATCGTGGCCGCGCTGTCTCGCACCTCGGTGGCGATCGCCGCGCTGATGATCGCGGTCTCGGCGGCCATCGGCGTCGGGATCATGATCGCGAGCTTCCGCGAAGCGGTGGTGGGCTGGCTCGAGGGCACGCTGCGCGCCGATATCTACGTCTCGGCGCCGAGCCTGGTGGGCAACCGCCCGGACGCGACGCTCGATCCCGCGCTGGTGAGCCGTCTCGGGGCCACGCCCGGGGTGGCCCGCGTGGGCACGTCGCGCGGCGTGGTCGTGCCCGGCCCCGGCGGGCCCGTCCAGGTGGTGGCCCTCGACGTCGATCCGGCCCGGCCGCCGCGCTGGCGATTCCGCGACGGGAGCGCGGCGGCGGTGTGGGCCGACGACGGCGACACCGTGATCGTCTCGGAGCCCTACGCCAATCGACGGGGCGCGCGCGTCGGCCAGGCGGTCCGCCTGCGCACCGACCGCGGCGAGCGCGACTTTCCGGTGGGCGGCGTCTTCTACGACTACGGCTCGAGCGCGGGCGTGGTCGTGATGAGCCGCCGCACCTACGACCGCTTCTGGGACGATCGCCGCGTCTCGGGCGTCGCCATCGAGGCCGCGCCCGGCGTCGATCTCCCGCGCTTGATGGCCGCGCTCCGCGAGCGCGCGGGTGGCGGGCAGGAGGTCGTGGTCCGCTCCAACCGCGCCCTGCGCGAAGCCTCGCTCGAGATCTTCGATCGCACCTTCGCCATCACCTCCGTGCTGCGCACGCTCACGGTGGCGGTGGCCTTCATCGGCATGCTCGCCGCGTTGCTGGCGCTGCAGCTCGAGCGGGCGCGCGAGATCGCGGTGCTCCGCACGCTCGGGCTGACGCCGCGCCAGGTGTGGGGGCTCGTCACCGCCGAGACCGGGCTGATGGGGCTGCTGGCGGGCGTGCTCGCGGTGCCGGGCGGGCTTCTGCTGGCCGGCATCCTCGTGTTCGTGGTCAACCGCCGCTCGTTCGGCTGGACGATGCCGATCGATCCCTCGCCCGCGATCCTCCTCCAGGGCGTGGCCCTGTCCGTGCTGGCCGCGGTGCTGGCCGGCCTCTATCCGGCGTGGCGGATGGCGCGCGCGCTGCCGGCCGACGCGCTCCGCGATGAGTAG
- a CDS encoding ATP-binding cassette domain-containing protein: protein LLTIEENLLLPLELNGVTAAAGLARARGLLERVGLGGRGGSLPDRLSGGEQQRVAIARALVHDPALILADEPTGTLDAETATAVLALLDGLAREAGKTVVMVTHSREVVGVADRIFSVQRGGLVAQSTGAGPSERGGG from the coding sequence GCTGCTGACGATCGAGGAGAACCTGCTGCTTCCCCTCGAGCTGAACGGCGTGACCGCGGCCGCGGGCCTGGCGAGGGCGCGCGGATTGCTCGAGCGGGTGGGCCTCGGCGGGCGCGGCGGCAGCCTGCCGGACCGCCTGTCCGGCGGCGAGCAGCAGCGGGTGGCCATCGCGCGCGCGCTCGTCCACGATCCGGCGCTGATCCTCGCCGACGAGCCGACCGGCACGCTCGACGCGGAGACCGCGACCGCGGTGCTGGCGCTCCTCGACGGCCTCGCGCGTGAGGCGGGCAAGACCGTCGTCATGGTGACGCACAGCCGCGAGGTGGTTGGTGTCGCCGACCGGATCTTCTCGGTCCAGCGCGGCGGCCTGGTCGCGCAGTCGACCGGGGCCGGCCCGTCGGAGCGGGGCGGCGGGTGA